The following proteins are encoded in a genomic region of Amycolatopsis sulphurea:
- a CDS encoding sodium-translocating pyrophosphatase — translation MSRQFLAEGGLTLSGGGYTIVGVVAVVALVALVIGYVLLKEVLAAGQGTAKMQDIAKAVQEGAAAYLKRQRNTLAIFGVVVFLLLFALPADDWNERIGRSIFFLIGAVFSFTIGYLGMWLATQANLRVAAASREEGGREIAMRVAFRTGGVVGMITVGLGLFGAAVVVLVYTGQAPKVLEGFGFGAALIAMFMRVGGGIFTKAADVGADLVGKVEQGIPEDDPRNAATIADNVGDNVGDCAGMAADLFESYAVMLVAALILGSSAFGASGLIFPLMVPAIGVITAVIGVYITKARSGEGGLVTINRSFYISAVISAVLSAIAAFAYLPSSFAEFGDAFGGTAGNPAVIATVSVIIGIVLAAVILKITGYYTGTEYKPVKDVGKTSETGPATVILSGISVGFESAVYTALVIGAAVFGAYLLGGGVALFAVALAGTGLLTTVGVIVAMDTFGPVSDNAQGIAEMSGDVDEKAAGILTELDAVGNTTKAITKGIAIATAVLAATALFGSYSDAITKAVGTTGSFVANIASPPTLVGVIIGAAVVFLFSGLAVNAVSRAAGAVVYEVRRQFREIAGIMEGTTRPEYGRVVDIVTRDSLRELATPGLLAVFAPIAVGFGLGTGALAGYLAGAIATGTLMAIFLANSGGAWDNAKKLVEDGNHGGKGSAAHDATVIGDTVGDPFKDTAGPAINPLIKVMNLVSVLIAPAVVTLSMGGGAHTTWRIVIALVAVAVVAAAIVVSKRRGTVIADTPAPANAV, via the coding sequence ATGTCCCGGCAGTTCCTCGCGGAGGGCGGCCTCACGCTTTCCGGGGGTGGCTACACCATCGTCGGTGTGGTCGCCGTGGTCGCCCTTGTCGCACTGGTCATCGGTTACGTCCTGCTCAAAGAGGTGCTGGCCGCCGGCCAGGGCACCGCGAAGATGCAGGACATCGCGAAGGCAGTGCAGGAAGGTGCGGCCGCATACCTGAAGCGACAGCGCAACACCCTCGCCATCTTCGGCGTCGTGGTGTTCCTGCTGCTGTTTGCGCTCCCCGCCGACGACTGGAACGAGCGGATCGGCCGGTCGATCTTCTTCCTGATCGGCGCGGTGTTCTCGTTCACCATCGGCTACCTCGGCATGTGGCTGGCCACGCAGGCGAATCTGCGCGTCGCCGCGGCCTCGCGCGAGGAGGGCGGCCGCGAGATCGCCATGCGCGTGGCGTTCCGCACCGGTGGCGTGGTCGGCATGATCACCGTCGGCCTCGGCCTCTTCGGTGCTGCCGTGGTGGTGCTGGTCTACACCGGCCAGGCGCCGAAGGTGCTGGAGGGCTTCGGGTTCGGCGCCGCGCTGATCGCCATGTTCATGCGGGTCGGCGGCGGCATCTTCACCAAGGCCGCGGACGTCGGCGCGGACCTGGTCGGCAAGGTGGAGCAGGGCATCCCGGAAGACGACCCGCGCAACGCCGCGACGATCGCGGACAACGTGGGCGACAACGTCGGGGACTGCGCCGGCATGGCCGCGGACCTCTTCGAGTCCTACGCGGTGATGCTCGTCGCCGCGCTGATCCTGGGCAGCTCCGCGTTCGGCGCGTCCGGCCTGATCTTCCCGCTCATGGTGCCCGCGATCGGGGTGATCACCGCGGTGATCGGCGTCTACATCACGAAGGCGCGCAGCGGGGAAGGCGGTCTCGTCACGATCAACCGCTCGTTCTACATCTCCGCGGTGATCTCCGCCGTTCTGTCGGCCATCGCCGCGTTCGCCTACCTGCCGAGCAGCTTCGCCGAATTCGGCGACGCGTTCGGGGGCACCGCGGGAAACCCGGCGGTCATCGCGACCGTTTCGGTGATCATCGGCATCGTACTGGCGGCGGTCATCCTGAAGATCACCGGCTACTACACCGGCACCGAGTACAAGCCCGTCAAGGACGTCGGCAAGACCTCGGAAACCGGTCCGGCCACAGTGATCCTGTCCGGTATCTCGGTCGGTTTCGAGTCCGCGGTCTACACCGCGCTGGTGATCGGCGCCGCGGTGTTCGGTGCCTACCTGCTGGGCGGCGGCGTCGCGCTGTTCGCCGTGGCGCTGGCCGGTACCGGTCTGCTGACCACGGTCGGCGTCATCGTCGCGATGGACACCTTCGGCCCGGTCTCGGACAACGCGCAGGGCATCGCCGAGATGTCCGGTGACGTGGACGAGAAGGCCGCGGGCATCCTCACCGAACTCGACGCGGTCGGCAACACCACCAAGGCGATCACCAAGGGCATCGCGATCGCCACCGCGGTGCTCGCCGCGACTGCTCTGTTCGGGTCGTATTCGGACGCGATCACGAAGGCCGTCGGCACCACGGGTTCGTTCGTCGCGAACATCGCCAGCCCGCCCACCCTGGTCGGCGTGATCATCGGCGCGGCCGTGGTGTTCCTGTTCTCCGGGCTGGCGGTCAACGCGGTGTCGCGGGCGGCAGGCGCGGTGGTGTACGAGGTGCGCCGCCAGTTCCGCGAAATCGCCGGGATCATGGAGGGGACCACGCGGCCCGAGTACGGCCGGGTCGTGGACATCGTGACCCGCGATTCGCTGCGGGAGCTGGCCACGCCGGGTCTGCTCGCGGTGTTCGCGCCGATCGCGGTCGGTTTCGGCCTCGGCACCGGCGCGCTGGCCGGGTATCTGGCCGGCGCGATCGCCACCGGCACTCTGATGGCGATCTTCCTCGCCAACTCCGGTGGTGCCTGGGACAACGCGAAGAAACTGGTGGAGGACGGCAATCACGGTGGCAAGGGCTCGGCCGCGCACGACGCGACCGTCATCGGCGACACCGTGGGCGACCCGTTCAAGGACACCGCCGGTCCGGCGATCAACCCGTTGATCAAGGTCATGAACCTGGTTTCGGTGCTGATCGCGCCCGCCGTGGTCACGCTGTCGATGGGCGGCGGTGCGCACACCACCTGGCGGATCGTGATCGCGCTCGTGGCGGTCGCGGTGGTGGCGGCGGCGATCGTCGTGTCCAAGCGGCGCGGCACGGTCATCGCGGATACTCCGGCTCCGGCCAACGCGGTCTGA
- a CDS encoding S1 family peptidase — translation MTRRLLGGAIATAAVFALAGAPAASAATTSFSGTVALSNCSGSVVKPATTPLDAPALVLSNGHCLESGFMKPGQVITGQASGRTFDLRSPDGQSSAGTVKAKKILYATMTGTDVSLYQLTDSYAGIKDKYGVAPLELVDSHPKAGTAIDVVSGYWKKTYSCSVDGFVPELRENGWVWQDSIRYTPGCTTIGGTSGSPIEDHATGKVIGVNNTSNDNGERCTLNNACEVDESGNITVHAGTKYGEETYGIPACLTAAGEVDLNRPGCTLPKP, via the coding sequence ATGACTCGACGTCTGCTCGGTGGCGCGATCGCCACCGCAGCTGTGTTCGCGTTGGCCGGCGCCCCGGCGGCAAGCGCGGCGACGACCTCGTTCTCGGGCACCGTGGCGCTGTCCAACTGCTCCGGCTCGGTGGTCAAACCGGCCACCACGCCGCTGGACGCGCCCGCGCTCGTGCTGTCGAACGGGCACTGCCTGGAGTCCGGCTTCATGAAGCCGGGCCAGGTGATCACCGGCCAGGCCTCCGGCCGCACGTTCGACCTGCGGTCCCCGGACGGGCAGAGTTCGGCGGGCACGGTCAAGGCGAAGAAGATCCTCTACGCCACCATGACCGGCACCGACGTGTCGCTCTACCAGCTCACCGACAGCTACGCCGGGATCAAGGACAAGTACGGCGTCGCCCCGCTCGAACTGGTCGACAGCCACCCGAAAGCGGGCACGGCCATCGACGTCGTCTCCGGCTACTGGAAGAAGACCTACTCCTGCAGCGTCGACGGCTTCGTACCCGAGCTTCGCGAGAACGGCTGGGTGTGGCAGGACTCCATCCGCTACACCCCCGGCTGCACCACGATCGGTGGCACGTCCGGTTCGCCCATCGAGGACCACGCGACCGGCAAGGTCATCGGCGTGAACAACACGTCCAACGACAACGGCGAGCGCTGCACGTTGAACAACGCGTGCGAGGTCGACGAGTCCGGCAACATCACCGTGCACGCCGGTACCAAGTACGGCGAGGAGACCTACGGTATTCCCGCCTGTCTCACCGCGGCCGGCGAAGTGGACCTCAACCGGCCGGGCTGCACGCTGCCGAAGCCGTAA